The DNA region TGATTTTTGTAAGTTTAATGCGTTGGCCTATATTAAAGATCAACTGATTGTATTTGAAGAAGTCTGTCATTCCTGTGGCGGTTGTATGTTGATTTGCCCACAACAAGCTCTAACGGAGAAAGAAAAAGTAATCGGCAGCATTCGTAGCGGTAGATCAGGCGATACAATCATTCATACCGGTATACTAAATACTGGAGAGGTCACAGGCATTCCTATTATCAAAGCGTTGCTTGAAGACGCCAAAGTAAAAGCTTCACCTCAAACCTTTATCGATTGTCCACCGGGTAGCGCTTGTATTGTCATGGAAAGTATAAAAGATGCGGATTATTGTGTTCTTGTAGCTGAACCCACCTTGTTTGGGGTACATAATCTTAATATGGTTTATGAGTTGGTAGGTATTTTTAACAAGCCATTTGGTGTTGTACTTAACAAATGCTTAGAAGGTGAAAACCCGGCTGAAGTTTTTTGTATAGAAAATAATATCAAAATCTTAGAGAAAATCCCTTATGATTCAGAACTTGGTACCATCAATTCAAATGCGGAAATAGCTGTTCATGTGGATGAAAAGTATAAGACTCTATTTGGGAAGTTATTAGATACAGTAACCAAGGAGGTGGCTTATGAAAGAGCTTCTCATTCTAAGCGGTAAGGGTGGAACGGGTAAGACCACTATAGCAAGTGCATTCATTAGACTTTCAGAGGCGAAAGCCTACGCGGATTGTGATGTCGATGCACCAAACCTTCACCTCATAACCGGACAAAGATATAATCCGCTTGTAACGGATTATTATGGGTTACCCAAAGCAGAGATCGATCAAGACTTATGTATTGAGTGTGATCGTTGCAGGCAAAACTGTCGCTTCGATGGGATTTATGTTGAGGACAGTTACCATGTGGATGCTTTTGCTTGTGAAGGATGCAGCGTTTGCGAGATGGTGTGTCCGGCGGAGGCGATAACCATGAAGCCGGCTGTGGCAGGTGCTTTAATGCTATACACTCAAGAGGGTAGAGTATTTTCTACAGCACAACTAAAAATGGGTAGTGGGACTTCGGGCATGTTGGTTACAAAAGTAAAAAAGCAAATGAAATCAATCGACGTGAACACAGATCTTGCTATCATTGACGGTTCCCCTGGAATTGGTTGTCCGGTTATAGCTTCCCTTAGTGGTGTGGATATGGTACTCATTGTAACAGAGCCTTCTATATCCGGTATCAGCGATATGGAGCGCATCATAAAAACCATTGAAAAATTTGGAACAAAGACAGCTGTATGTATCAATAAATATGATACGAACCTAGAAAATACAGAGAAAATACAAGAGTTTTGCAAAAAAGCAGGTCTACCTTTTATTGGGAATATTCCTTACGATTCGGAAGCAGTAAAAGCGATTAACATGGGGCAGACCATTGTGGATGTTGAATGTGAATCCGGTAAGGCTGTTAAGGTTATTTATCAAAAGACCAGGGCACTACTTTTTGAATCTGAAAGATAACTAAAAATAAGAATATAAAAGGAGAACAAAATGATTAAAATAGCGATTGCAAGTGAAAAAGACGTGGTAACGGAACATTTTGGACATTGTATTAATTTCAATATTTTTGATGTGGAGGGCAATCAGATTGTTAAGACGGAATCCATACCTAATCCTGGACATAAACCCGGTTTTCTTCCCAATTTTTTAAATGATCTGGGTGTCAATGTCATTATATCTGGCGGCATGGGTGGTGGTGCTGTGGATATTTTTAATGAAAAGGGTATTGAAGTTGTAGTCGGTGCAAGAGGCAGTGCCAGAGCGGTTGCAGAAGCCTATTTACAAGGTGCACTTAAGTCAACCGGTTCCATTTGTCACGAACATCAGCATCATGATGAATGTGTGTAATATTATAATCATAAACTAAGCCATTTGACAAAATGCACTTAAGAGCGGTTCATGCTTTTAGGTGTATTTTTTTCTAATCAAGATTTAAGTATTTACACTGTTTCTTTTAAAAATGGTGTGTTAGTATTATACCCAAAAGTTGTAGATTGCAGTTTGCAAGAACATTAAGATGAATTTAGTGAATCTTAGTTTTGACCCTTTAACCATGTTTGGTAGTTTAGAGCGAATTGGAGGATTTTATGGGTACAATAGTTATTTACAAATCAAGAACCGGTTATACAAAGAAATACGCAGATTGGATTGCTGAGGAACTTGGATGTCAATCCTATGATTACAAATCGGCAATGTCACTCGACTTGTCCCAATTTGATACAATTATATTTGGGGGTAGTCTACACGCATCGGGAATACTGGGACTAAAAAACATTAAAAAGAAATTGGACTTTTCAAAAACCAAAAAGCTTCTGGTTTTTGCGGTTGGTGCGACACCGCCAGTAGCTGGTCTTGAAAAAATGTTAACAGAAAAAAATGTAGGAGAAGAAGAAAGGTCCATGGTTAAGATTTTTTACATGAGAGGTGGGTTTAACTACGATCGGTTAAATCTAGTGGATAAGTTGCTTATGTCTATGATGAAAAGAGGTATTATGAAAAAGAAAGAAGATGAGCGTACCGCAGACGAAAAAGGTATGCTGGCTGCTTTTGATTACCCTTTGGACTTTACAAACAGAAAAAATATTCGACCAATTATTAATTATTATAGGGGTGATGACCATGTTGGTTAATCTTACTTACCTCAAACTGTACTCCTAAGTATGAAAACGATTATTAGATTATTTTTGCCATTAAATGCAATATATACTTTACATTATGAAATGTATATAGTACAATATGTAATGTAAAGGAGGCTTACTATGAAAAATAAACGTATGAAAATAGCTCGAATGGAATGGGATATGAAACAAGAAGATTTGGCAAAAAAAGTTGGTGTAACAAGGCAAACAATTGGACTCATAGAAGCTGGGGACTACAATCCAACACTTAATCTTTGTATCGCAATTTGCAAAGCGTTGGGTAAAACACTAAATGATTTATTTTGGGAGGAATAACAATGAAAAAAACAAACATTCAAGACGAAAGGATTGTCTTACAGAAAAGAAAAATAGGTAGTGACGCATTTGGAATTATGTACTTCGGTTTAATTTTCTCTATACTACTTCAGCAATTTATGTTTGATGCTCCGTTTTCACAGTACGCAGCAGAATTCATCCTTTTTTTTGTTGCAGCAATTTATGTCGTAGCTAGAAATATTATGGTGGGCAACGATCTTTTTAACAACAGCTTTAAGGGACAAAAAATAGTTATAATAAATGCGATTGTCTGTGGTCTTACCATCACGTCCATTTCAACCACTTTAAATACAATTAATGAAGGTATAGAAAAGATGGGAGGAACAAGCGGTATTGTAATAACGGCATTTATTACTTTTATCGTTGGGGCATTAACCTCCTTTATAGGGTTTGAAATCTTGTATATATTAAATAAAAAAAAGCAAAAGAAAATTGATGAGAAGTACATGGATGTCGATGAATAAGGTCTATAACCTAAATCTAATCATTATTTAAGCATTCGCACATTTGCTTCTAAAGATGCCATGTTAATATTATATCAAAAGTGATGTTAATGATGGATTAAGAACTGAAAGTTGAGAATGCGAAGTATGAAATTATTATTGAACCTTGTCCGAAAGGACTTTAAAAAAAACAAAGTCATGACCTTATCCTTGACCGTATTCCTAATCTTATCTGCACTCATGTTGGCAGGTGGATTACGTATTACAGGCACATTAGTATCCTCCTTAAACGGTCTAAATGATATTGCCCTACCACCTCATTATCTACAAATGCATAAGGGAACTTATGATGAGGAAGCTATATCAGAGTTTATAAAAAAACATACCTATATCAAAGAGGCACAAACCGTCAAGATGTTGAATGTTAACAATGCAGACTTCTTTTATAAGGAAGAAAGCTTTGAAACGTCCTTGATGGACAATGGGTTTATTATTCAAAATGAGAAGTTCGACTTTCTTCTGAATATGAAGAATGAGCCGGCTGTAATTGGTCCTGGCGAGATTGGTGTACCTGTTTACTTTAGTGAAACACTAGGGATTCAAAAAGGGGACATACTAAAACTACAAAAGGATGATGATTATAAAGAATTTGTCGTAGCAGCCATCATCCGTGATGCATCTATGAACTCGGCCCTTGCCTCATCCAAACGGTTTTTGATTCATCAGGTGGACATGGAAGAAATAGCTCAGTATATGGGTGAATGGGAGTATATGTTTGAGTTTCTTTTAGAAGAGGGTGCATCTACCTCATTACTAGGTAAGGATTATATGGAAGAAGGTATGCCGGCTAATGGCGTTGCGATAACAGGTAGCCTACTGACGATGATCAATGGTGTATCACATGGTCTCGTGGCCTTGATTATATTAGCCATCAGTATGTTGCTGATTACCATGGCCATGGTATGCTTGTCTTATATTATACGGGCAACACTAGCGGATGAAACCACTACCATAGGAGAAATGAGAGCCATAGGTTTCCCAAGCAAAGCCATACATCAGTTGTATCAGACAAAATACCTCCTACTTAGTATCGTTGCCGGTATTATTGGTTATATTGGTGCTATACCTTTTGGAGATTTCTTATCATCCTCAGTTATTTTATATAATGGATATGGTCATGGTACTTGGATGGAATGGGTACTGCCTATGGTAGGAACAGTAATTCTAATTCTAATGGTCATGCGGCGTTGTCGTCGTATCCTTCATAAAAATCTAAAAAGTACTACAGTAGAAATGATGCGGGGAAATGGAAGCATGAAAAAGGAAGGTCATTATAGATTACCGGTTAAGGGCTTGAGGTGGCACAACATGGAGATTGCTCTTGGTGAACTAAAATGTAAATGGAAAACATATGTTGTGATTTTCTTCGTGTTTGTATTGACATCCTTTCTAATCTTATTACCGATGAATATGAAAAATACCATAGAAAATCCTTCCTTTATTACCTATATGGGTATTGGAGAGTGCGATATTCGTGTGGATATTCAATACAGTGAGAACCTGGAACAACAAAAAGATGACATCGTGTCCTACTTGAGAACAGATGAGGATATTGAAAAGTATGCCGTTTATAGAACCAATTTTATAGAAGTGAAGAATGACCAAGATGAATGGGCGTACATACGTGTAGAAAAAGGCGATGCATCGGTCTTTCCTCTGGCTTATCTTGAAGGTAACCCACCACTTGATGGTCAAACCATCGCCCTATCTTACCTAAATGCTTCTGAACTAGGTCTGCAAGTGGGTGACCATATGGAAATCAAATATCAAGGTGAAGTGCTTCTGTTTAAGGTCAGTGGTATATATCAAGATATTACCTATGGTGGAAAAACCGCCAAGACAAACTTTGATTTCAAAGAGAATAATGTAGAAGCTTATAATGTGTTTCTGGATCTTAATACGGGCGTTGATATCGATGAAAAGACAGTTACACTACGCAGTATATTAGAAGACAGTAAAATAACACCGATACATGCATTTATCGGGCAAACCCTTGGTGGTATTTCTGATAATATGGCATTGGTAGAAAGCGCAGCCATCGTGATCGCACTGCTTTTGATGATGATCATAACCGTCATGTTTTCACAGTTAATGATGGCAAGAGAGCATAGTGCCATAGCCATCAAAAAGGCAATGGGTTTTAGTAATAAGGACATAAGAATACAACTAGGTATTCGGATTGTACTGGTTCAATTTATAGGCATCGTCCTTGGGACTGTCCTAGCTAAGTCTCTAGGAGAAGAAATCTTTGGTTGGCTTTTATCATTTATGGGAGCTTCTAAAATAACGATGTTGGTGAAGCCAATGTCCACATATTTGTTATGGCCGGCTGTGCAGATTGCTCTTGTACTGGTCACAGTGGTTGGCGCAACAAAGGCTGTAAATAGCTATCATATAAGAAATCAAGTTATAGAATAGAAGGAGAATGTCATGATTCAGGTTGAAGCAATAAGTAAATCTTTTCAAGATACAAAAGTTTTGAATGAAATATCTTTTAGAATACAGAAAGGTGATTTTATTGCCATCATGGGTCCTTCAGGATCCGGTAAATCTACCCTTCTTTATAGCATCAGTGGCATGGACAGTATTAGTATGGGCAAGATATACTTTGATGGCGTTAATATATCCAATATGAAAGAAAACGTCTTGTCCGGTTTACGTTTGAATAAAATGGGCTTTGTTTTTCAGAATGTACAGATGCTAAAGAATCTATCGATCTATGATAACATCATACTACCCGCCTTGGTTGCAAAAAAAGAGTCTGCAGCCAATATCAGGAAGCATGCTAAGCTTTTAATGAAGAAGACGGGAATAGAAGGGCTTGAAGATCGTGATGTACAAGAAGTTTCAGGCGGTCAGCTGCAACGGGCTTCCATATGTCGTGCTATGATTAATCATCCTGATATTTTGTTTCTCGATGAACCAACGGGTGCCTTGAATTCAAGTGCTACCAAACAGGTGTTGGATATTTTAGAAGATTTAAATCAGGAGGGTATGACCATCATGACCGTTACCCATGAGCCACATGTTGCGGCTAGAGCGAAAAAAGTATTGTATGTCATAGATGGCCAGATTGCAGCCCTAAAGGAATTTGAAATGGATGGAGACAGGGATAAGGCGTTAGCGATTTGGTTAGAAGAAATGGAATTTTAGTGTAATCATAAAATGGTAAAGGCGTCAAAACTTAGTTTTGATCCTTTAACCATGAAATTATAG from Petrocella atlantisensis includes:
- a CDS encoding ATP-binding protein — protein: MKELLILSGKGGTGKTTIASAFIRLSEAKAYADCDVDAPNLHLITGQRYNPLVTDYYGLPKAEIDQDLCIECDRCRQNCRFDGIYVEDSYHVDAFACEGCSVCEMVCPAEAITMKPAVAGALMLYTQEGRVFSTAQLKMGSGTSGMLVTKVKKQMKSIDVNTDLAIIDGSPGIGCPVIASLSGVDMVLIVTEPSISGISDMERIIKTIEKFGTKTAVCINKYDTNLENTEKIQEFCKKAGLPFIGNIPYDSEAVKAINMGQTIVDVECESGKAVKVIYQKTRALLFESER
- a CDS encoding ABC transporter permease, which translates into the protein MKLLLNLVRKDFKKNKVMTLSLTVFLILSALMLAGGLRITGTLVSSLNGLNDIALPPHYLQMHKGTYDEEAISEFIKKHTYIKEAQTVKMLNVNNADFFYKEESFETSLMDNGFIIQNEKFDFLLNMKNEPAVIGPGEIGVPVYFSETLGIQKGDILKLQKDDDYKEFVVAAIIRDASMNSALASSKRFLIHQVDMEEIAQYMGEWEYMFEFLLEEGASTSLLGKDYMEEGMPANGVAITGSLLTMINGVSHGLVALIILAISMLLITMAMVCLSYIIRATLADETTTIGEMRAIGFPSKAIHQLYQTKYLLLSIVAGIIGYIGAIPFGDFLSSSVILYNGYGHGTWMEWVLPMVGTVILILMVMRRCRRILHKNLKSTTVEMMRGNGSMKKEGHYRLPVKGLRWHNMEIALGELKCKWKTYVVIFFVFVLTSFLILLPMNMKNTIENPSFITYMGIGECDIRVDIQYSENLEQQKDDIVSYLRTDEDIEKYAVYRTNFIEVKNDQDEWAYIRVEKGDASVFPLAYLEGNPPLDGQTIALSYLNASELGLQVGDHMEIKYQGEVLLFKVSGIYQDITYGGKTAKTNFDFKENNVEAYNVFLDLNTGVDIDEKTVTLRSILEDSKITPIHAFIGQTLGGISDNMALVESAAIVIALLLMMIITVMFSQLMMAREHSAIAIKKAMGFSNKDIRIQLGIRIVLVQFIGIVLGTVLAKSLGEEIFGWLLSFMGASKITMLVKPMSTYLLWPAVQIALVLVTVVGATKAVNSYHIRNQVIE
- a CDS encoding NifB/NifX family molybdenum-iron cluster-binding protein gives rise to the protein MIKIAIASEKDVVTEHFGHCINFNIFDVEGNQIVKTESIPNPGHKPGFLPNFLNDLGVNVIISGGMGGGAVDIFNEKGIEVVVGARGSARAVAEAYLQGALKSTGSICHEHQHHDECV
- a CDS encoding nucleotide-binding protein gives rise to the protein MKIAVLSGKGGTGKTLVSVNLAAVAKQSVYIDCDVEEPNGHLFFKPVEVMEEKITIKMPEVDHNLCDGCRKCVDFCKFNALAYIKDQLIVFEEVCHSCGGCMLICPQQALTEKEKVIGSIRSGRSGDTIIHTGILNTGEVTGIPIIKALLEDAKVKASPQTFIDCPPGSACIVMESIKDADYCVLVAEPTLFGVHNLNMVYELVGIFNKPFGVVLNKCLEGENPAEVFCIENNIKILEKIPYDSELGTINSNAEIAVHVDEKYKTLFGKLLDTVTKEVAYERASHSKR
- a CDS encoding flavodoxin domain-containing protein; protein product: MGTIVIYKSRTGYTKKYADWIAEELGCQSYDYKSAMSLDLSQFDTIIFGGSLHASGILGLKNIKKKLDFSKTKKLLVFAVGATPPVAGLEKMLTEKNVGEEERSMVKIFYMRGGFNYDRLNLVDKLLMSMMKRGIMKKKEDERTADEKGMLAAFDYPLDFTNRKNIRPIINYYRGDDHVG
- a CDS encoding DUF6773 family protein, which encodes MKKTNIQDERIVLQKRKIGSDAFGIMYFGLIFSILLQQFMFDAPFSQYAAEFILFFVAAIYVVARNIMVGNDLFNNSFKGQKIVIINAIVCGLTITSISTTLNTINEGIEKMGGTSGIVITAFITFIVGALTSFIGFEILYILNKKKQKKIDEKYMDVDE
- a CDS encoding ABC transporter ATP-binding protein, whose translation is MIQVEAISKSFQDTKVLNEISFRIQKGDFIAIMGPSGSGKSTLLYSISGMDSISMGKIYFDGVNISNMKENVLSGLRLNKMGFVFQNVQMLKNLSIYDNIILPALVAKKESAANIRKHAKLLMKKTGIEGLEDRDVQEVSGGQLQRASICRAMINHPDILFLDEPTGALNSSATKQVLDILEDLNQEGMTIMTVTHEPHVAARAKKVLYVIDGQIAALKEFEMDGDRDKALAIWLEEMEF
- a CDS encoding helix-turn-helix transcriptional regulator, with the protein product MKNKRMKIARMEWDMKQEDLAKKVGVTRQTIGLIEAGDYNPTLNLCIAICKALGKTLNDLFWEE